Proteins encoded within one genomic window of Papio anubis isolate 15944 chromosome X, Panubis1.0, whole genome shotgun sequence:
- the SPIN4 gene encoding spindlin-4, translated as MSPPTVPPMGVDGVSAYLMKKRHTHRKQRRKPTFLTRRNIVGCRIQHGWKEGNEPVEQWKGTVLEQVSVKPTLYIIKYDGKDSVYGLELHRDKRVLALEILPERVPTPRIDSRLADSLIGKAVGHVFEGEHGTKDEWKGMVLARAPVMDTWFYITYEKDPVLYMYTLLDDYKDGDLRIIPDSNYYFPTAEREPGEVIDSLVGKQVEHAKDDGSKRTGIFIHQVVAKPSVYFIKFDDDIHIYVYGLVKTP; from the coding sequence ATGTCTCCTCCGACTGTGCCTCCGATGGGGGTAGATGGCGTGTCCGCATACCTGATGAAGAAAAGGCACACCCACAGGAAGCAACGGCGCAAGCCCACTTTCCTCACTCGTAGAAACATCGTGGGCTGCCGCATTCAACACGGCTGGAAGGAAGGCAACGAGCCCGTGGAGCAGTGGAAGGGTACTGTGCTCGAGCAGGTTTCCGTGAAGCCCACACTTTACATCATTAAATATGATGGCAAAGATAGTGTGTATGGACTAGAACTGCACCGCGATAAGAGAGTTTTAGCGCTAGAGATCCTTCCTGAGAGAGTGCCAACTCCTCGTATCGATTCACGACTGGCAGATTCCCTGATTGGCAAGGCAGTGGGGCATGTGTTTGAAGGTGAGCATGGTACCAAGGATGAATGGAAGGGTATGGTCCTGGCGCGAGCTCCTGTGATGGATACTTGGTTTTACATCACCTACGAGAAAGATCCTGTTCTCTATATGTACACGCTGCTTGATGACTACAAAGATGGTGACTTACGCATTATTCCAGATTCCAACTACTATTTCCCTACAGCAGAACGGGAGCCTGGAGAGGTGATCGACAGTCTCGTGGGCAAGCAGGTGGAGCATGCCAAAGATGACGGGTCCAAGAGAACTGGCATTTTTATACATCAAGTGGTGGCGAAGCCATCTGTCTACTTCATTAAGTTTGATGATGATATTCACATTTATGTCTATGGTTTGGTGAAAACTCCTTAA